A single window of Psychromonas ingrahamii 37 DNA harbors:
- a CDS encoding xanthine dehydrogenase family protein molybdopterin-binding subunit: MSRLPKRGSQGITRRGFLIGMTAVGVSFGFPRHLMAAMDPASPNGKVLPSEGDIYEPSLWYSIDTAGKIKVNIMRSEMGQHVGTAIARILADELEASWDDIEIIHVDSDPRWGYMVTGGSWSISQSWPVYRQAGAAGRTAFIEAAAKKWGIKAQDCEAKNGKIISSKGELSYGELVTLGLTRQFTEEELKQLPLKPNADLTLVGQPVTSLDIANKTNGKTIYGIDAKVDGMVYANPILPPTRYGSKVVTFDDSAAKAIKGYQKTIVLEDASGSVPGWLMVIASSFHAAQKASKLVKVTWDVGETATVSEADIIEHGRKLLGDNTKGSILDTGNVDTAPVFASASSSIAQEYITSTVLHAQMEPVNALVFKNPDGVWEIHSGTQWQSLILPVLAIALGEDEANIVMRSYMLGGGFGRRLNGDYTVPAALTSKALGGKPVKMVMTRPQDMLFDSARSASVQQLKMAFDDKKAVSAMEHHATAGWPTQVLAPFFMPKGVNGEPYDPFSISGADHWYSVGAQKVRAVSNDLAIATFRPGWLRSVGPGWTNWAVESFMDEAAHHAGKDAVQFRLDMLIAEGRNAGSTPVAEGGAARQAAVLKKAAEMIGWGTPQAKDTGLGIASTFGQERDMPTWVSCAVQVHVDKTNGIVNVQKLVIAIDAGIIVDPNGAEAQCQGAALWGLSMALFEGTELLNGQYKDSNFDTYTPLRLSQAPEIKIEFIDSKMPPSGLGEPAVTPVAPAIANAIYQAVGVRLRKIPMKPSDLKSALAKA, translated from the coding sequence ATGAGCAGACTTCCTAAACGTGGTTCACAGGGTATAACCCGACGCGGCTTTTTAATTGGTATGACAGCGGTTGGTGTCAGCTTTGGTTTCCCTCGTCACTTGATGGCGGCAATGGATCCTGCCAGCCCTAACGGTAAAGTATTACCGAGCGAAGGTGATATTTACGAGCCTTCATTGTGGTACTCAATCGATACCGCCGGCAAAATTAAAGTCAACATTATGCGCTCAGAAATGGGCCAACATGTCGGTACCGCTATTGCGCGTATTCTTGCTGATGAACTAGAAGCCTCTTGGGACGACATTGAAATTATTCATGTTGACAGTGACCCACGCTGGGGTTACATGGTTACCGGTGGCAGTTGGTCTATTTCACAAAGCTGGCCGGTATATCGTCAAGCTGGAGCTGCTGGTCGCACCGCCTTCATCGAAGCCGCGGCCAAAAAATGGGGCATTAAAGCACAAGATTGTGAAGCTAAAAACGGTAAAATCATATCCAGTAAAGGTGAGTTATCGTACGGTGAATTAGTTACCTTGGGCTTAACCCGTCAGTTTACGGAAGAAGAACTGAAACAACTGCCGCTGAAGCCAAATGCCGATCTTACACTTGTTGGTCAACCGGTGACCTCTCTTGATATCGCCAACAAGACCAACGGTAAAACAATATATGGTATCGACGCTAAAGTTGATGGCATGGTATACGCCAATCCTATTTTACCGCCCACCCGTTATGGCTCTAAAGTCGTGACATTTGATGATTCAGCTGCGAAAGCAATTAAAGGTTATCAGAAAACGATTGTATTAGAGGATGCGAGTGGCAGTGTCCCAGGTTGGTTAATGGTTATCGCCAGCAGCTTTCATGCGGCTCAAAAAGCCTCGAAATTAGTGAAAGTGACATGGGATGTGGGTGAAACGGCAACAGTGTCTGAAGCCGATATTATTGAACACGGCAGAAAATTACTTGGCGATAACACCAAAGGCAGTATTTTAGATACTGGTAATGTTGACACTGCACCCGTATTTGCGAGTGCCAGCAGCAGCATTGCACAAGAATATATCACCAGCACAGTATTACATGCGCAAATGGAACCTGTTAATGCCTTGGTCTTTAAAAATCCAGACGGCGTATGGGAAATCCATTCAGGTACTCAGTGGCAGTCACTTATCCTACCTGTATTAGCCATCGCATTAGGTGAAGACGAAGCTAACATTGTTATGCGTAGCTACATGTTAGGTGGCGGCTTTGGCCGTAGGCTCAATGGCGATTACACCGTTCCAGCGGCGTTGACTTCTAAAGCCTTAGGCGGAAAACCGGTTAAAATGGTGATGACGCGTCCACAAGACATGCTCTTTGATAGCGCGCGCTCAGCTTCAGTTCAACAACTAAAAATGGCTTTTGATGATAAAAAAGCGGTTTCTGCGATGGAACATCATGCCACTGCCGGTTGGCCAACCCAAGTATTAGCCCCTTTCTTTATGCCAAAAGGGGTGAATGGCGAACCCTATGATCCGTTTTCAATTTCAGGGGCAGACCATTGGTATAGCGTTGGCGCCCAAAAAGTCCGCGCTGTGTCCAATGATCTCGCCATCGCCACCTTCAGGCCGGGTTGGTTACGTTCAGTAGGGCCAGGCTGGACCAATTGGGCCGTTGAAAGCTTTATGGACGAAGCAGCGCATCACGCGGGCAAAGATGCAGTGCAATTCCGTTTAGACATGCTGATTGCCGAAGGCCGAAATGCCGGTAGCACACCCGTTGCCGAAGGTGGTGCAGCGCGTCAGGCCGCGGTACTGAAAAAAGCCGCTGAGATGATTGGTTGGGGCACACCACAAGCCAAAGATACCGGGCTTGGAATTGCATCAACATTTGGCCAAGAACGTGATATGCCAACATGGGTATCGTGCGCGGTACAAGTTCATGTCGACAAAACCAACGGTATTGTCAATGTGCAAAAACTGGTTATCGCCATCGATGCCGGTATTATTGTTGATCCAAACGGCGCAGAAGCGCAATGTCAGGGCGCGGCACTGTGGGGATTGTCCATGGCGTTATTTGAAGGCACCGAACTACTTAATGGTCAGTATAAAGACTCAAACTTCGATACTTATACTCCGCTGCGTTTAAGTCAAGCGCCGGAAATTAAGATTGAGTTTATTGACAGTAAAATGCCACCGTCCGGATTAGGTGAACCAGCCGTTACTCCGGTTGCTCCAGCGATTGCTAATGCCATCTATCAAGCCGTGGGCGTGCGGTTACGCAAAATCCCAATGAAACCAAGTGACTTAAAAAGTGCTTTGGCAAAAGCCTAA
- a CDS encoding nucleotidyltransferase family protein produces the protein MNTIIKELKHNVNDATQKTLTLVLLAAGKSSRFNGIKLAQPIVDLNADGVLVNQPLLLHSLDKLNYLADYLTANNIANNVVVVLGSHHSELSQLLPISTTYITNDKSDNGLSTSVKVGVEAAISTHASGLLLALGDHIGVTYTDYMKLADLWVIQQSNVCASYQAQLGVPAIFTSDQFSALTQLKGDQGAKPVLQQLVKNKQLTCLDLPNAINDIDTRNDLLQWQQLQLNNQ, from the coding sequence GTGAATACAATAATAAAAGAGCTTAAGCATAATGTTAATGATGCCACACAGAAAACATTAACCTTAGTCCTGCTCGCTGCAGGTAAAAGTAGTCGATTTAACGGGATTAAATTGGCACAACCGATTGTAGATTTGAATGCTGATGGTGTCTTAGTTAATCAACCCTTATTACTGCATAGTTTAGATAAGTTAAACTATTTAGCAGACTATTTAACCGCAAATAACATAGCAAACAATGTTGTTGTCGTATTAGGTTCTCACCATAGTGAATTAAGTCAATTACTACCAATATCTACCACTTATATTACCAATGATAAAAGTGACAATGGTTTATCAACGTCCGTTAAAGTCGGTGTTGAAGCGGCTATTTCGACTCATGCTAGTGGCTTATTATTAGCCCTGGGTGACCATATCGGCGTGACTTATACAGACTATATGAAATTAGCTGATCTTTGGGTAATACAACAAAGCAATGTATGTGCATCATATCAGGCTCAGTTAGGTGTACCCGCGATATTCACTAGTGATCAATTTTCAGCTTTAACACAGCTTAAGGGTGATCAAGGTGCCAAACCTGTACTGCAACAATTAGTAAAAAACAAGCAGTTAACTTGTTTGGACTTACCAAATGCGATTAACGATATAGACACACGAAATGACCTTCTACAATGGCAGCAACTGCAGTTAAATAATCAATAA